In Perca fluviatilis chromosome 11, GENO_Pfluv_1.0, whole genome shotgun sequence, the following proteins share a genomic window:
- the LOC120567710 gene encoding putative nuclease HARBI1, which translates to MQHLMVVLKTDRQHGWGPTLETLVFLFWLSTGSAYRVVSRVFCMPLPTVHRVVHRMVDEVVAVLPQFVNFPRTQEELQVVGDGFARLAHHRAFEKAAGAVDGCHIRIKCPGGPDGHDYSNRKLFPSVVLQAVCDHQGRFMDIFVGYPGSVHDARILKNSPIYTRGTYPPPEYFLLADGGYPCLEEPLALITPYKRPVRGMAEQRFNDHHSRGRTIIERAFGMMKTRFRCIFLEALEVHPVFVPKVVTACCVLHNLCVGVGDELEEAVEDDDNQPPLEREESRSGAAWWAALTNKVSALHEAPLDHDYFFQS; encoded by the exons ATGCAGCACCTGATGGTGGTCCTGAAGACCGACAGGCAGCACGGGTGGGGGCCGACCCTGGAGACACTCGTGTTCCTGTTCTGGCTGTCCACCGGTTCAGCCTACCGAGTTGTCTCCAGGGTCTTCTGCATGCCTCTACCCACGGTGCACAGGGTGGTCCACAGGATGGTGGATGAGGTGGTGGCTGTTCTCCCTCAGTTTGTCAACTTCCCCCGCACACAGGAGGAGCTCCAGGTGGTCGGGGATGGCTTTGCCCGGCTGGCTCATCACCGAGCATTTGAGAAGGCAGCAGGGGCAGTGGATGGTTGCCACATCCGAATTAAATGTCCTGGCGGCCCTGATGGTCACGACTACAGCAACAGGAAACTCTTCCCCTCTGTGGTGCTCCAGGCAGTCTGTGACCATCAGGGTCGCTTTATGGACATCTTTGTGGGTTACCCAGGAAGCGTGCATGATGCACGCATCCTAAAGAACAGCCCCATCTACACTAGGGGGACTTACCCTCCACCTGAGTATTTCCTCCTAGCTGATGGTGGCTACCCATGTCTAGAGGAACCCCTGGCCCTTATCACACCATATAAGAGGCCAGTGAGAGGCATGGCAGAGCAACGGTTTAATGATCATCATTCCAGAGGTCGCACAATCATTGAGCGTGCCTTTGGAATGATGAAAACCCGCTTCAGGTGCATCTTTTTAGAAGCACTTGAAGTACATCCAGTGTTTGTCCCTAAG GTGGTGACGGCGTGTTGCGTTTTACACAACCTTTGTGTTGGTGTCGGGGATGAGCTGGAAGAGGCTGTGGAGGACGATGACAACCAGCCACCTCTGGAGCGCGAGGAGAGCCGGAGTGGAGCTGCCTGGTGGGCCGCGCTGACCAACAAGGTGTCTGCACTGCATGAGGCACCTCTTGACCACGATTATTTTTTCCAG tctTGA